In a genomic window of Bacillus rossius redtenbacheri isolate Brsri chromosome 4 unlocalized genomic scaffold, Brsri_v3 Brsri_v3_scf4_2, whole genome shotgun sequence:
- the LOC134542404 gene encoding uncharacterized protein LOC134542404 — MVRPRADLLKLYLAEPLGMERTLGARESCLSDFTQMLQRRERSLDARSRKASEDLRADQKRLESQREQMSAREVDAALARLDAAALHTRCLELLLRRHRQLAPQRIAALRSRLLL, encoded by the exons ATGGTGCGGCCCCGAGCTGACCTGCTGAAGCTGTATCTTGCTGAGCCGCTCGGCATGGAGCGCACGCTCGGGGCTCGGGAGAGCTGCCTCAGTGACTTCACGCAGATGCTGCAGCGCAGAGAGAGAAGCCTGGACGCTCGCTCACGTAAG GCGAGCGAGGATCTGCGCGCCGACCAGAAGCGCTTGGAGTCGCAGCGCGAGCAGATGAGCGCCAGAGAGGTGGACGCTGCGCTGGCGCGGCTGGATGCAGCCGCCCTCCACACGCGCTGTCTGGAGCTGCTGCTTCGCAGGCACCGCCAGCTGGCGCCTCAGCGCATTGCCGCCCTACGCAGCCGTTTGCTGCTCTAG